In Drosophila santomea strain STO CAGO 1482 chromosome 3L, Prin_Dsan_1.1, whole genome shotgun sequence, a single window of DNA contains:
- the LOC120449813 gene encoding UDP-glucose 4-epimerase has translation MAPPTVLVTGGAGYIGSHTVLEMLNAGYNVICVDNLCNAYSSGAKLPEALSRVQEITGKKVNFYRVDITDREQVRSVFQEHKIDMVAHFAALKAVGESCRIPLQYYHNNMTGTNVLLEAMADNNVFKFVYSSSATVYGEPKFLPVTEEHPTGNCTSPYGKTKYFTEEILKDLCKSDKRWAVVSLRYFNPVGAHISGRIGEDPNGEPNNLMPYIAQVAVGRRPSLSVYGSDFPTHDGTGMRDYIHIVDLAEGHVKALDKLRNIAETGFFAYNLGTGVGYSVLDMVKAFEKASGKKVNYTLVDRRSGDVATCYADATLADQKLGWKAERGIDKMCEDTWRWQSQNPNGYANK, from the exons ATGGCCCCACCCACGGTACTGGTCACCGGCGGAGCCGGCTACATTGGCTCCCACACGGTTCTGGAGATGCTCAACGCGGGCTACAACGTCATCTGCGTGGACAACCTGTGCAACGCCTACAGCAGCGGCGCCAAGCTGCCGGAGGCGCTCAgccgggtgcaggagatcaCCGGCAAGAAGGTCAACTTCTATAGGGTGGACATCACGGACAGGGAGCAAGTGCGCTCCGTCTTCCAGGAG CACAAAATCGACATGGTGGCCCACTTTGCCGCCCTGAAGGCCGTGGGCGAGTCCTGCCGCATCCCACTGCAGTACTACCACAACAACATGACCGGCACCAATGTCCTGCTGGAGGCGATGGCCGACAACAATGTGTTCAAGTTCGTGTACAGCTCCAGCGCCACCGTCTACGGCGAACCCAAGTTCCTGCCCGTGACCGAGGAGCATCCCACGGGCAACTGCACATCGCCCTACGGCAAGACCAAATACTTCACCGAGGAGATTCTCAAGGATCTCTGCAAGTCAGACAAG CGCTGGGCCGTTGTTTCGCTGCGCTACTTCAACCCGGTGGGTGCCCACATCAGCGGGCGGATTGGCGAGGATCCGAACGGCGAGCCCAACAACCTGATGCCCTACATCGCCCAGGTGGCCGTGGGCCGACGTCCCAGCCTGAGTGTCTACGGCAGCGACTTTCCCACGCACGACGGCACCGGGATGCGCGATTACATCCACATCGTGGACCTGGCCGAGGGACACGTGAAGGCGCTGGACAAGCTGCGCAACATCGCGGAGACGGGCTTCTTTGCCTACAATCTGGGCACCGGCGTGGGCTACTCGGTGCTGGACATGGTGAAGGCGTTTGAGAAGGCCTCCGGCAAGAAGGTCAACTACACGCTGGTGGACCGACGGTCCGGAGATGTGGCCACTTGCTATGCGGACGCCACGTTGGCGGATCAGAAGCTGGGCTGGAAGGCCGAGCGCGGCATCGACAAGATGTGCGAGGACACGTGGCGCTGGCAGAGCCAAAACCCCAACGGGTATGCCAACAAGTAG
- the LOC120449823 gene encoding LOW QUALITY PROTEIN: uncharacterized protein LOC120449823 (The sequence of the model RefSeq protein was modified relative to this genomic sequence to represent the inferred CDS: inserted 2 bases in 1 codon; deleted 1 base in 1 codon), which translates to MNQLDQTTYTTRHTHRHTHTPLLGATIQQQRRRLREQQKRILYEPRSGARSSSQLVQHSRGIDDNIHSFDQTADDVDXDGDADDDGDDFHYGPGSPDPVPSSPPSELHHRPPPSTGRPPKRSPKPSQEPSRWLQGCTKTYCQSSSNRQSNYGNIIDQQQQHEKSQQQHYASLH; encoded by the exons ATGAACCAATTAGATCAAACAACTTACACCACtcggcacacacacaggcacacacacacaccactACTGGGTGCAACAATACAACAACAGAGGAGAAGACTGcgagaacaacaaaaaagaattcTTTACGAGCCTCGCTCCGGTGCACGGTCATCAAGTCAGCTCGTTCAACATTCAAGAGGCATCGATGAtaatattcattcatttgaTCAAACCGCCGACGATGTCGA GGACGGAGATGCAGACGACGATGGAGACGACTTTCATTATGGGCCTGGGTCTCCAGACCCTGTCCCCAGTAGTCCCCCATCCGAGCTCCATCACCGTCCACCTCCGTCTACTGGGAGGCCGCCCAAACGCAGTCCAAAACCAAGTCAGGAACCAAGTCGGTGGTTGCAG GGATGTACAAAAACATATTGCCAAAGTAGCAGCAACAGGCAAAGCAACTACGGCAACATCATCgaccaacaacagcaacacgaGAAATCTCAACAGCAGCATTATGCATCATTACACTGA
- the LOC120449826 gene encoding tax1-binding protein 3 homolog has product MAKMAFQHQAGTAMECLSIPITLHKEKDYDQEGREILKCGFKIGGGIDQDYKKSPQGYTDYGIYVTEVHEGSPAARAGLRIHDKILQCNGYDFTMVTHKKAVSYIRKNPILNMLVARKGVTST; this is encoded by the exons ATGGCGAAAATGGCATTCCAGCACCAGGCCGGCACGGCGATGGAGTGTTTGAGC ATACCCATCACGCTGCACAAGGAGAAGGACTACGACCAGGAGGGACGCGAGATCCTCAAGTGCGGCTTCAAGATCGGCGGGGGCATCGACCAGGACTACAAGAAGAGCCCGCAAGGATACACGGATTAT GGCATCTATGTGACGGAGGTGCACGAGGGCAGTCCCGCCGCCCGCGCAGGTCTGCGGATCCACGACAAGATCCTGCAGTGCAACGGCTACGACTTCACCATGGTCACCCACAAAAAGGCCGTGAGCTACATCCGGAAAAACCCGATACTCAACATGCTGGTGGCCCGCAAGGGCGTGACCTCCACATAA
- the LOC120449816 gene encoding mediator of RNA polymerase II transcription subunit 30: MWKYGQNQGNQGPAGGGGGGGGPNMMPMGGFGMQHGNMQQMHMSPQHQQQQQQMGMMGGPGGMQMNPQGPGGPGGLIPGMSPQHQMQQQQQQQQQMMQQQMMVPQQGVGVGVGAGVGMAGGLGMGGGGVVPQQQQQQQPQQNMPQQNMPQQQQQLNPGAGVPPGGAGGNNNMLAISQQNPHKEINIVQLSRLGQETVQDIASRFQEVFASLKNIQPTSHRDNNTEKKVQEYFRTIRLLFKRVRIIYEKCNDAGMDYMSAESLIPYRDEPEPRIEPSQCDEYRKVLQENHELIETVKLKNRQLREIIDRTRIIIWEINTMLAMRRS; the protein is encoded by the coding sequence ATGTGGAAGTACGGCCAAAACCAGGGTAATCAGGGACCTGcgggcggcggcggaggaggcggtggcccCAACATGATGCCCATGGGCGGATTCGGCATGCAGCACGGCAACATGCAGCAAATGCACATGTCGccgcaacatcaacagcaacaacaacaaatgggCATGATGGGCGGACCGGGCGGCATGCAGATGAATCCCCAGGGACCTGGAGGTCCAGGCGGCCTGATACCCGGCATGTCGCCGCAGCACCagatgcagcaacagcaacagcagcagcagcagatgatGCAGCAGCAAATGATGGTGCCCCAGCAAGGagtgggcgttggagtgggaGCGGGTGTGGGCATGGCCGGCGGCTTGGGAATGGGCGGAGGAGGTGTTGttccccagcagcagcagcaacagcaacccCAACAAAACATGCCACAGCAGAACATgccccaacagcagcagcaactcaatccgggtgcaggagtTCCGCCTGGTGGAGCCgggggcaacaacaacatgctGGCCATCTCGCAGCAAAATCCACACAAGGAGATCAACATTGTGCAGCTGTCCCGTCTCGGCCAGGAGACCGTGCAGGACATCGCCTCGCGCTTCCAGGAGGTCTTCGCCTCCCTCAAGAACATCCAGCCCACCTCGCACAGGGACAACAACACGGAGAAGAAGGTGCAGGAGTACTTCCGCACCATCCGGCTGCTCTTCAAGCGGGTGCGCATCATCTACGAGAAGTGCAACGACGCCGGCATGGATTACATGAGCGCCGAGAGTCTGATTCCCTACCGCGACGAGCCGGAACCGAGAATCGAGCCATCGCAGTGCGATGagtaccgaaaggtgctgcAGGAGAACCACGAGCTCATCGAAACCGTCAAGCTGAAGAACAGGCAGCTGCGCGAGATCATCGACCGGACGCGCATCATCATCTGGGAGATCAACACCATGCTGGCCATGCGGCGCTCATAG